In Spirosoma sp. KUDC1026, the sequence AGAAGGCCGTTACGGGGGCACAATTCAACCAATTCATTACCAGCTCCTTTTCCGAACTGGGGTCATGGATGTCAACGGGAGAGCCCCGGATTGCTGCCGATGGCTATCATTACCCAGTCCATTTCGCGAACGGAACGCTGGAATTTTTACTAACTCTTAACAATCAGCGGCAAATTGCTGCCCTAGCGTTGCAACCGGTTCAGACGCCTAAACCGACGCGTGCTCGCCAGAACATACTGACTAATAATCCCCTGCAAAGTCCACTGGATCGACAGGTTGATTCTGTCGTTTCAGTTTACATGAGCAAACCCGAAGCGGTGGGCTTGAGTGTGGGTATTCTACGCAAGGATAGTCTATTTACATACGGTTACGGCGAAACCCGGCTTGGTAGCAGAGATACGCCAACCGGTAATACCCTATTCGAAATCGGTTCAGTTTCCAAGACGTTTACGGCGGTTCTCCTGGCTGATGCTGTTCGGCAGGGACAAGTGAAACTAGACGATCGGGCCAGCCAGTACCTGCCCGATTCACTGCCTCCGTTGCGTTATGATGGGGTCGACGTTACGTTACGGATGCTGGCCAATCACACGTCCGGGTTACCGAGGCTCCCGGTAAATCTAAACTCCAGTCGTTTGTATGACCCGCAGAATCCTTATGCGCACTATGACGAACAGGAACTGTTCACATACCTGAAAACCGTTGCGTTTGTCCACAAACCAGGTACTACGTATGACTATTCAAATCTGGGAATGGGGCTGCTCGGAACAATTCTGAGTCGACGAACGGGTAAATTGTACGAGCAGTTACTGACTGAGGTAATTGCCAAGCCGCTTGGGCTGTCGAACACCCTTATTACGTTGCCCGTCAGTAAACACCTGGCGCAGGGGTATGATCAGTCAGGGAAAGCAGTTCATTCCTGGGAGTTCAAAGCGCTGACAGGAGCGGGCGGGATTCGATCAACGACCGATGATCTGTTGCTGTACCTGCAGGCCAATCTGGGGAAAGCACCGGGCCGCCTGCGTTCGGCTCTCCAGTTAACCCAGCAACCGACCTACACGGATACGCAGTCTCAGCCAACAGTGGGACTGGGCTGGCATATTAATCCGAAAACGGGCTGGCGATGGCACAACGGCGGGACGGGAGGCTTCCGAAGTTTCGTGGGTTTTGACCCGAAAAAAAAGACGGGAATTGTCGTGCTGACTAACGCCCAGATCGATTCGCCGGACGAAGTTGCCAGGCAGCTAATTAAAGCGGTTGGGCTTTGAACCAAATGCTGATTTACCGGTATTAACTACATACAACCGTTTAACTAATAGCAACTTTATGCAACTCAACGTAGGCTGCGAACTGTCGTTTGACGCCCAGGAATCAACACCAATTGTCTTAATGCTGCGCCCACGCTCCGGGGCGGGTCAGTGGATTATCCGCGAAGCGTATCAAATTACCCCGTCTGTTACGGTAACTGAGTTTACTGATCTGTACGGAAATCTGTGCCAGCGAGTTGTTGCGCCAGAAGGACCATTTTCTATTCATTTCTCGGCCAGTGTTCAGACGTCCGACGTGATCGACGTAGCACCCGGTGCCCCCTATACGCCCGTTGAGGAACTGCCCGATGACGTACTTCACTATACCTTGCCCAGCCGCTACTGCGAATCGGATAAACTCGGCGAACTGGCAACGGAAATTACAAAGAATGCTGAACCGGGCTACGATCAGGCCGAGGCAATCCGTAAATGGATACATGACAACGTAAAATACCAGTATGGTACCAGTGATGCCAGCACCTCTGCGGCTGATACGGCCGATAAACGAATCGGCGTATGCCGGGACTTTACGCATCTGGGGATTTCGCTTTGCCGGGCGTTAAATATTCCGGCTCGAATGGTCGTTGGTTATCTATATCAGCTCGACCCGATGGATTTACATGCCTGGTTTGAGGCTTATGTTGATGGACGATGGTTTACCTTTGATGCAACGCAGAGCGAACCCCGTGGCAATCGGGTAACGGTAGCCTACGGACGAGATGCCGCCGACGTGGCTTTTACGACACAATTTGGGGCTATGACCCTGAATGATATGAAAGTTTGGGTAGACGCCGATACGTCAGATACAGATAGTCAAAATAATTCAGAATCAGCACCAACCGTTTCATCATCGGTGGGGTCTACTAATCAAAACGGCTAACAGCACATGAAAAAACGACTGCTTTTCTGCGCTTTTGCGGGATCTCTGGCGAGTTGCCAACGTGAGGGCGATATTCAACCGGCCAGGGTATCTGTAGCCAGCGAAGTGGTCGGTACCTATGAAACGAACGCGTTCACGGACGTGCTGCACGTAGCGACTCCGGCTAATCAGATGCCGACTATAAACGTAACGGCTGAGACAGACACTACGGTAACAATGACGTACACAAATCCGTACCCGTCATTAAGCGAAGACCAAATTTCGCATGTGCTGGTACGTCGGCAGGCCGAAGGTGTTTATTTCTGGACGAATGATACGCTGATCGGCTCCCTGCAGAATGATCGTGCGTTCACGAGCCGTGGTATTGAGAAGCAGGCAGAAGTCCTCCGTATTAACGCAGTTCATTCGAATAAAACGGTACGCTTTGT encodes:
- a CDS encoding serine hydrolase, encoding MKYSCGLVVVMLLLMGLNGVAQPASQAVDSIATLVRTYYNARQADSIYALTDASFKKAVTGAQFNQFITSSFSELGSWMSTGEPRIAADGYHYPVHFANGTLEFLLTLNNQRQIAALALQPVQTPKPTRARQNILTNNPLQSPLDRQVDSVVSVYMSKPEAVGLSVGILRKDSLFTYGYGETRLGSRDTPTGNTLFEIGSVSKTFTAVLLADAVRQGQVKLDDRASQYLPDSLPPLRYDGVDVTLRMLANHTSGLPRLPVNLNSSRLYDPQNPYAHYDEQELFTYLKTVAFVHKPGTTYDYSNLGMGLLGTILSRRTGKLYEQLLTEVIAKPLGLSNTLITLPVSKHLAQGYDQSGKAVHSWEFKALTGAGGIRSTTDDLLLYLQANLGKAPGRLRSALQLTQQPTYTDTQSQPTVGLGWHINPKTGWRWHNGGTGGFRSFVGFDPKKKTGIVVLTNAQIDSPDEVARQLIKAVGL
- a CDS encoding transglutaminase domain-containing protein, whose amino-acid sequence is MQLNVGCELSFDAQESTPIVLMLRPRSGAGQWIIREAYQITPSVTVTEFTDLYGNLCQRVVAPEGPFSIHFSASVQTSDVIDVAPGAPYTPVEELPDDVLHYTLPSRYCESDKLGELATEITKNAEPGYDQAEAIRKWIHDNVKYQYGTSDASTSAADTADKRIGVCRDFTHLGISLCRALNIPARMVVGYLYQLDPMDLHAWFEAYVDGRWFTFDATQSEPRGNRVTVAYGRDAADVAFTTQFGAMTLNDMKVWVDADTSDTDSQNNSESAPTVSSSVGSTNQNG